The following proteins are encoded in a genomic region of Triticum dicoccoides isolate Atlit2015 ecotype Zavitan chromosome 1B, WEW_v2.0, whole genome shotgun sequence:
- the LOC119333445 gene encoding uncharacterized protein LOC119333445, with the protein MDPLLPSPVNWDSLDALVLDFVRSDRLIAPPASPSPPSSPSSSTTTATSSSPSTSTSSSYCSRILIRRARRALEAGDVDAALALLRAHAPAALLDHRLLFHLHKQRFVELVRRGTEADREAALDCLRTALAPCALDAYPEAYEEFKHILLVLIYDQDDQSSPVVNEWSIKRRFELAGLLSSILRAHLQAYDPILSMSLRYLISIHKVFCSRQGISSPISDLTERLLFEDRDPPAVTQECSVEAPPFDEVDVQALAHAVELTRQGAIDSLKFAKGDLYQAFQNELCRMKMDLSLLDKLVHEYCIYRGIVQGCSQALPGTADMRCSQNIDVSFINNQGANNEAQLDCESAGKQDGGCCTSDITHHDSWSKRLRRVRSSTSGQGRRKRWRGRADDLNYAFETPVDANSDTLSPAFDMDEDVVIGEHDSVLDTGLSDTRNMQDQKYEVILEVRDLTRKGMASKVVDEINSIDPDFFSQNPILLFQLKQVEFLKLVAAGDHVAALKVASAHLGPLAASNQALLKPLKETLVTLIQLNEDVLTKAVSLPVLASSLQLAISRRLGIEEPQLMKIVRTTLHTHTEWFKLQMCKDRFDHFLKIDSLKEIDPPVSHTMSKVLTDECGNGSSQITTCSSGKVLEEGSSPQESSEVVCDESAILKVMEFLALPRADAIQLLIQYSGNAETVIQQIFS; encoded by the exons ATGGACCCGTTGCTCCCTTCGCCGGTGAACTGGGACTCGCTCGACGCTCTCGTGCTCGACTTCGTCAGATCCGATCGCCTCATCGCCCCTCCCGCCTCCCCATCGCCGCCCTCATCcccatcctcctccaccaccaccgccacctcctcaTCCCCATCCACCTCGACCTCCTCGTCGTACTGCTCGCGCATCCTCATCCGCCGGGCCCGTCGCGCGCTCGAGGCTGGCGACGTCGACGCCGCCCTCGCGCTCCTCCGAGCTCACGCCCCTGCCGCGCTACTCGACCACCGCCTCCTCTTTCACCTACACAAGCAG AGATTCGTGGAGCTGGTGAGGCGGGGTACGGAGGCAGACAGGGAGGCGGCGCTCGACTGTCTCCGCACAGCTCTCGCACCCTGTGCTCTCGACGCTTACCCT GAAGCTTACGAGGAATTCAAACATATACTGCTGGTTTTAATATATGACCAAGATGATCAATCTTCCCCAGTCGTCAATGAG TGGTCTATAAAGAGGAGATTTGAACTTGCTGGGTTGCTATCATCCATATTAAGAGCTCATTTACAAGCTTATGATCCTATTCTCTCAATGTCCTTAAGATACTTAATAAG CATTCACAAAGTATTCTGCTCGCGccaaggaatttcatcacctatatcTGATCTAACTGAGCGGCTACTCTTTGAGGACCGTGATCCGCCTGCAGTTACCCAGGAATGTTCAGTAGAAGCACCACCATTTGACGAG GTTGATGTTCAAGCCCTAGCACATGCGGTTGAGTTGACAAGACAAGGCGCTATCGACAGCTTGAAGTTTGCAAAAGGAGATTTGTATCAAGCATTTCAG AACGAACTGTGCCGAATGAAGATGGACCTGTCACTTTTGGATAAACTTGTACATGAGTACTGTATATACAGGGGAATTGTTCAAGGCTGTTCTCAGGCCCTTCCTG GAACTGCTGACATGCGATGCAGTCAAAACATTGATGTTAGTTTCATAAATAATCAAGGAGCCAACAATGAAGCACAGCTTGATTGTGAATCGGCCGGCAAGCAGGATGGCGGTTGTTGCACCAGTGATATTACCCATCATGATTCCTGGTCGAAGAGATTACGCAGGGTTAGAAGCAGTACATCAGGGCAGGGAAGGCGAAAGAGATGGAGAGGTCGAGCAGATGATCTTAATTATGCTTTTGAGACTCCAGTTGATGCAAATAGTGATACCTTGTCTCCTGCCTTTGACATGGACGAAGATGTTGTAATAGGAGAACAT GACTCTGTGTTAGATACTGGTTTGTCTGATACTAGGAATATGCAAGATCAGAAGTATGAGGTTATTTTAGAGGTGAGGGACCTCACACGCAAAGGAATGGCTTCCAAAGTTGTGGATGAAATAAACAGCATAGATCCTGATTTCTTTTCGCAAAACCCTATTCTTCTGTTTCAGCTAAAACAG GTTGAATTTCTTAAGCTAGTAGCTGCTGGTGATCATGTAGCTGCTCTCAAGGTTGCATCTGCTCACCTGGGACCTCTTGCTGCCAGTAACCAAGCTTTACTGAAGCCTTTGAAGGAAACTTTGGTAACACTGATTCAACTCAATGAGGATGTACTCACAAAGGCAGTATCGTTGCCTGTTCTTGCAAGTTCTCTGCAG CTTGCAATAAGCAGGAGGCTTGGTATTGAAGAACCTCAACTGATGAAGATAGTCAGGACAACACTTCATACACACACCGAATGGTTTAAGCTTCAGATGTGCAAGGACCGTTTTGATCATTTTTTGAAGATTGATTCTCTAAAAGAGATTGATCCACCTGTGAGTCACACTATGTCCAAGGTTCTTACAGATGAATGTGGAAATGGATCTTCTCAGATCACAACATGCTCAAGTGGCAAGGTGCTGGAGGAAGGTAGTAGCCCTCAGGAGTCATCAGAAGTTGTCTGCGATGAAAGCGCTATACTCAAAGTTATG GAATTCCTTGCTTTGCCAAGGGCGGACGCCATCCAACTACTCATTCAGTATAGCGGAAATGCAGAGACAGTGATCCAACAAATCTTTTCATAG